Proteins encoded together in one Flavobacterium keumense window:
- the clpP gene encoding ATP-dependent Clp endopeptidase proteolytic subunit ClpP, whose product MNYGKEFRKFATKHQGVNAMYYDKIVGAMTPKNMTPYIIEERQLNISQLDVFSRLMMDRIIFLGTGIDDQIANIVQAQLLFLESADASKDIQIYLNSPGGSVYAGLGIYDTMQYIKPDVATICTGMAASMGAVLLCAGAAGKRSALPHSRVMIHQPSGGAQGVATDMEINLREMLKLKDELYKIISHHSGQTFEKVHADSERDYWMIAEEAKVYGMIDEVLVR is encoded by the coding sequence ATGAACTACGGTAAAGAATTTAGAAAATTTGCTACAAAGCACCAAGGGGTAAACGCTATGTATTACGATAAAATCGTAGGGGCAATGACTCCAAAAAATATGACTCCTTATATCATTGAAGAACGTCAATTGAATATTTCTCAATTGGATGTGTTTTCACGATTAATGATGGATAGAATTATCTTTTTAGGAACAGGAATCGATGACCAAATTGCTAACATTGTGCAAGCGCAATTGTTATTCTTAGAAAGTGCAGATGCTTCTAAAGATATTCAGATTTATTTGAATTCTCCGGGAGGAAGTGTGTATGCTGGATTAGGAATTTATGATACCATGCAATACATCAAACCAGATGTAGCTACAATTTGTACAGGAATGGCTGCTTCTATGGGTGCGGTATTGTTATGTGCAGGTGCTGCTGGGAAGCGTTCGGCATTGCCACACTCAAGAGTAATGATTCACCAACCTTCAGGAGGTGCTCAAGGAGTAGCTACGGATATGGAAATCAACTTGCGTGAAATGTTAAAATTGAAAGACGAATTGTATAAAATTATTTCACACCATTCTGGACAAACTTTTGAAAAAGTACACGCCGATAGCGAACGCGATTATTGGATGATTGCTGAAGAAGCTAAAGTATACGGAATGATTGATGAAGTTTTAGTAAGATAG